From Cellulomonas fimi ATCC 484, a single genomic window includes:
- a CDS encoding phosphatase PAP2 family protein produces the protein MSSAPVTRPAPVAPTRAPSGRAGVVLGCLLVAVASAVGVWALWRVFVTTTSGQVVELAALRGAEYGQTQLWRVAERVLDVVSVGFIAAVILAAMTIAVLRRRWELALQVAVLMVGANVTTRVLKLGVLERPELDVAASYGNTLPSGHTTAAASVSVALLLVVPPRVRPWAAVAGAGYTTATGVSTLIGQWHRPSDVVAGVLVVLGWGAVACALVALTSPRAATSTGALRRVDDGVRPAGRRSLRVAVTLLLVVGAAAAGVAALALSRTWQGVDADPSRADQVLAYAGGASGALAAACMAFAVLLVLRQAAAARLPES, from the coding sequence GTGAGCAGCGCGCCCGTCACCCGCCCCGCACCGGTCGCGCCGACGCGCGCGCCGTCGGGGCGTGCGGGCGTCGTGCTCGGCTGCCTGCTGGTCGCGGTCGCGTCGGCCGTGGGCGTCTGGGCGCTCTGGCGGGTGTTCGTCACCACGACGTCGGGGCAGGTCGTCGAGCTCGCGGCGCTGCGCGGCGCGGAGTACGGGCAGACGCAGCTGTGGCGCGTCGCCGAGCGCGTGCTCGACGTCGTCTCCGTCGGGTTCATCGCGGCGGTGATCCTGGCGGCCATGACGATCGCGGTCCTGCGCCGCCGGTGGGAGCTCGCGCTGCAGGTCGCGGTGCTCATGGTGGGCGCGAACGTCACGACGCGGGTGCTCAAGCTCGGGGTCCTCGAGCGGCCGGAGCTCGACGTCGCGGCGAGCTACGGCAACACCCTGCCGAGCGGGCACACGACCGCGGCGGCGTCCGTCTCGGTCGCGCTGCTGCTCGTCGTCCCGCCGCGCGTGCGGCCGTGGGCGGCCGTCGCCGGCGCGGGGTACACGACGGCCACGGGCGTCTCGACGCTCATCGGCCAGTGGCACCGGCCCTCCGACGTGGTGGCCGGGGTCCTCGTGGTGCTCGGCTGGGGGGCGGTGGCGTGCGCGCTCGTCGCCCTGACCTCGCCGCGTGCGGCGACCTCGACGGGCGCGCTGCGACGGGTCGACGACGGCGTGCGGCCTGCGGGCCGCCGGTCGCTGCGCGTCGCGGTGACGCTGCTGCTCGTGGTCGGTGCGGCGGCGGCCGGTGTCGCGGCCCTCGCGCTGTCCCGGACCTGGCAGGGGGTCGACGCGGACCCGTCCCGGGCGGACCAGGTGCTGGCCTACGCCGGGGGTGCGTCGGGCGCCCTCGCGGCGGCGTGCATGGCCTTCGCGGTCCTGCTGGTGCTGCGGCAGGCCGCAGCGGCGCGGTTGCCGGAGAGTTGA
- a CDS encoding dihydrofolate reductase family protein has protein sequence MTRLRVHAFSISLDGFAAGPDQSADDPMGVGGMELHQWAFATNRYRDELGGPTPPPVDDVDDAAMTAGFDGIGAWILGRNMFGPVRGPWPDESWTGWWGDEPPYHCDVFVLTHHPRRPLELGGTTFHFVTDGVHAALDRAREAAAGLDVRLGGGAATVRQYLRAHLVDDLHLVVAPVLLGRGERLFEDLADLPAVYRVASTRQSTTSVHVHVEKAA, from the coding sequence ATGACCCGGCTCCGCGTGCACGCCTTCTCGATCAGCCTCGACGGCTTCGCGGCCGGCCCCGACCAGTCCGCCGACGACCCGATGGGCGTCGGCGGCATGGAGCTGCACCAGTGGGCGTTCGCCACGAACCGGTACCGCGACGAGCTCGGCGGACCCACGCCCCCACCGGTCGACGACGTCGACGACGCCGCCATGACGGCGGGCTTCGACGGGATCGGCGCGTGGATCCTCGGCCGGAACATGTTCGGTCCGGTCCGCGGCCCGTGGCCGGACGAGTCGTGGACGGGCTGGTGGGGCGACGAGCCGCCGTACCACTGCGACGTGTTCGTGCTGACGCACCACCCGCGGCGACCGCTGGAGCTGGGCGGCACGACGTTCCACTTCGTCACCGACGGCGTCCACGCGGCCCTCGACCGTGCCCGCGAGGCCGCAGCCGGGCTCGACGTGCGGCTCGGCGGGGGAGCGGCGACCGTCCGGCAGTACCTGCGCGCCCACCTCGTCGACGACCTGCACCTCGTCGTCGCCCCCGTCCTGCTCGGTCGCGGCGAGCGGCTGTTCGAGGACCTCGCGGACCTGCCCGCGGTGTACCGCGTCGCGTCGACCCGGCAGTCGACGACGAGCGTGCACGTGCACGTCGAGAAGGCGGCCTGA